The Gloeobacter morelensis MG652769 genome contains the following window.
ATTGGCCACAGCCTGAGACATGGAGAGGCTATTCTCCTTCTCATACAGCTTGAAACGATCAAAAATGTGCTGGGGAACGTAGGCCGAAATCTTCGGATTGCTTGTGGCCATCGAGTAAACTACCGGTGGATTGCTATAAGTCTACTTCAAAAGTAGATCGCCGCTGAAGCGCCATGGACACTGGCTTGGCGGAACGAGCAGCCCTCCCTGGCTGGCAGTCGAAGCTTCGGTGCGCTTGCATATCAGCTTGATACGAGCGGTGAACTCGATGGGCTTCGGTACGCAGCCGGAAGATAAAAAATTGCATAAACGCCCATGCAAGTTCTGATAAATCTACGACTTCCTATTCCACAAAACGTTCATCCCCCAACTAATTCTTTACCTGCTTCCCGGTCCGCTGCCAGCGGAGCAAGTCGGCGTGTCAGCGTTCCCTGATTTTATTGAGGAATGCCCCACGTCCGGCTGAGCCGGTTTCGCAAAAAATCCGCTTATTCCCTTGGGGGCTCCCTTGCGACCGGCAAAGCGAGCCCCGGTAGTTCCTGCGCCGATATTCTTCCCACCTGGAGTCACCATGAACAAGCCCGTCAAGGCCGCCCCGTTCTCCGACCGTCCTGCAACACCCGTGGACGATCTCACTTCCGGGGATCTCGCCGGGGATCTTCTCGCTATGGCCTCCCGAGAGACCCGGTTGAGAAAGGTGGCTTCCGATACCTCCGGCGCAGACTACACACTCGGTACCGCCGGGACAACGGCCATGAACGCAGCATTCGGCGCTGGAGAGCAGAGGCCCGCAACTGACTCTCTTGGTTTGCTTGCCAGTTCGTCCGGCCCGGTCACAGAGGTATCCCTAACGGGCACTTCGCTGAATGACACGCTTCTCGGCAGCGATAGCGCCGATTACCTGTATGGCAAAGATGGTAATGACAGCCTGGTCGGTTATGCCGGTAACGACTATCTGTACGGCGACAAGGGCAATGACACCCTCAACGGCGGCGACGGCAATGACTACCTGAGCCTCGACGACGGCGACGATAGGCTCGATGCCGGGTTGGGCGATGACGACGTTCGAGGAGACGCGGGCGACGACGCGATGATCGTCAACTATGCCAGCGGTACGGGCGCCATCAGCCACAGCTTCGGCATCAACAGTAGCCTCCTGACGGGCAACAACATCGAGAATCTGACGCTCGTGGGCAACGACGCCGTCAACAACCTCGTGGGAGCGGCGGGCAACGACAGCCTGAGCGGAGCCGGGGGCAACGATACGCTCACGGGCGTCAGCGCCAGTGCAACCACACCGAGCATCAACGAAATCGATACACTCACCGGCGGTACCGGGGTGGACCGCTTCATCCTGGGCGATAGTGCCAAGTGCTTCTACGAGGACGGCAACACCGGCAGCGGCGGTCTGGGCGATTACGCGCTGATTACCGACTTCAACAGCGCAAACGGAGACCTCATTCAGCTCAACGGCACGTCGAGCCAGTATCTGCTGGGTTCCTCACCCGTCTCCGGAGTGAGCGGCACGGCGGTCTACTTCGACACCGACGGCAGCGGGGCCGTCAATTCGGCCGACGAACTAATAGCCGTCGTGCAGTCGACGAGCACGGTGAGCCTCAGTTCCGGCTTCGTGTTCGTGGGTGGTTGAGATGAACACAGACAGAAGAACGGAGGGAGATCGGCAAGTTCCTTTGCCGTTGAAATCGCGTCTGAACACCACCTTCGAAGCGCAGTACCTGCTGGGGCTTTTGGCTCGCCATGGGCTGCTTCCCCGGTTGCAGCGGGAG
Protein-coding sequences here:
- a CDS encoding calcium-binding protein — translated: MNAAFGAGEQRPATDSLGLLASSSGPVTEVSLTGTSLNDTLLGSDSADYLYGKDGNDSLVGYAGNDYLYGDKGNDTLNGGDGNDYLSLDDGDDRLDAGLGDDDVRGDAGDDAMIVNYASGTGAISHSFGINSSLLTGNNIENLTLVGNDAVNNLVGAAGNDSLSGAGGNDTLTGVSASATTPSINEIDTLTGGTGVDRFILGDSAKCFYEDGNTGSGGLGDYALITDFNSANGDLIQLNGTSSQYLLGSSPVSGVSGTAVYFDTDGSGAVNSADELIAVVQSTSTVSLSSGFVFVGG